The following are from one region of the Luteolibacter yonseiensis genome:
- a CDS encoding intermembrane transport protein PqiB, whose protein sequence is MSDTDTSPPAAATPDLRAARRWNIVWVVPVIALLVGAWMIWRNLSSQGPVAYLRFETAEGIDRGKTEVRCRSVRVGVVKDVQLAEDSVVVSVELDPDYGNLLRSGTNFWVVRPRVTASAITGIGTLITGAYIELNPGPDLGDEVNHFTGLETPPATSSDIPGRRIMLTADQAGSLIAGSPIYYRGFEVGRIENRKLDFANERVTFDAFIREEYSSLVKENTRFWNASGVDFDLGADGVKVRTSSLQAIVSGGAAFGTPEGEEPGKTVDDGTIFPLFPDQDSAQGAAFNPTLKFLLLFDQTVRGLKESAPVEFKGIPIGRVVDISFDYLQDNKESRIPVLVEIDPSFLRREAAENIGKEDHQFLANAVKDGLRATLKSGNLLTGALFVDVNYMKDAKPAELAKIGEYLSVPTVSGGLENQLTAALEKFKNLDVEGLLAKLGTTAENASAMAAEIKEAAASVRTMTDSADFAKIPADLRANLAAFEKLSATLDKSVTSYGPDGPLQGDMLRTLEEVRALSRSMKSLMNSIDEKPNSLLFGRDSSGNPVPKAPKANR, encoded by the coding sequence TCGTCGGCGCGTGGATGATCTGGCGGAACCTCAGCTCGCAAGGCCCCGTCGCCTACCTCCGGTTTGAAACCGCGGAAGGGATCGACCGCGGGAAAACCGAAGTCCGCTGCCGCTCCGTGCGGGTGGGCGTGGTGAAGGACGTGCAGCTCGCGGAGGATTCCGTGGTGGTCTCGGTGGAGCTGGATCCGGATTACGGCAATCTCCTGAGGAGCGGGACGAATTTCTGGGTTGTCCGGCCGCGCGTGACCGCCAGCGCCATCACCGGCATCGGTACGCTCATCACCGGAGCCTACATCGAGCTGAATCCCGGGCCGGACCTCGGAGACGAGGTGAACCATTTCACCGGCCTGGAAACCCCGCCGGCCACCAGCAGCGACATTCCGGGACGCCGCATCATGCTCACGGCGGACCAGGCAGGCTCGCTCATCGCCGGCTCGCCGATCTACTACCGCGGCTTCGAGGTCGGGCGGATTGAAAACCGCAAGCTGGATTTCGCGAACGAGCGCGTCACCTTCGACGCCTTCATCCGCGAGGAATACAGTTCGCTGGTCAAGGAGAACACCCGCTTCTGGAATGCCAGCGGGGTGGACTTCGATCTCGGGGCGGACGGGGTGAAGGTCCGCACGTCATCGCTGCAGGCCATCGTCTCCGGTGGTGCGGCCTTCGGCACTCCGGAGGGCGAGGAACCCGGCAAGACCGTCGACGACGGCACCATCTTCCCGCTGTTCCCCGACCAGGACAGCGCGCAGGGAGCGGCCTTCAACCCGACGCTGAAGTTCCTGCTGCTCTTCGACCAAACCGTCCGGGGCCTCAAGGAGTCCGCGCCGGTCGAGTTCAAGGGCATCCCGATCGGCCGGGTGGTGGATATTTCCTTCGACTACCTCCAGGACAACAAGGAGTCCCGCATCCCGGTGCTGGTGGAGATCGACCCCTCGTTCCTGCGGCGCGAGGCGGCGGAGAACATCGGCAAGGAGGACCATCAATTCCTTGCGAACGCGGTGAAGGACGGTCTGCGCGCCACCCTGAAATCCGGCAACCTGCTCACCGGGGCGCTGTTCGTGGACGTGAACTACATGAAGGACGCGAAGCCCGCGGAGCTGGCAAAGATCGGCGAATACCTCTCCGTCCCAACCGTTTCCGGAGGACTGGAGAACCAGCTCACCGCCGCGCTGGAGAAATTCAAGAATCTCGACGTGGAAGGACTGCTGGCGAAACTCGGCACCACCGCGGAGAACGCCTCCGCCATGGCTGCGGAAATCAAGGAAGCCGCCGCTTCTGTAAGGACGATGACGGATTCCGCGGATTTCGCGAAGATCCCGGCGGATCTCCGGGCGAACCTCGCCGCGTTTGAAAAACTCTCCGCCACCCTGGACAAGTCCGTCACCAGCTACGGCCCGGACGGACCGCTTCAAGGCGACATGCTCCGGACGCTCGAAGAGGTGCGCGCCTTGTCACGGTCGATGAAGTCGCTGATGAACTCCATCGATGAAAAACCGAACTCCCTGCTCTTCGGCCGGGACTCGTCGGGCAATCCCGTTCCGAAGGCACCGAAAGCCAACCGCTGA